The genomic window CTATACTCTTGACGCTGCAATATCAGGGACAAATATGACCCTGATGGCGACCTCGCTGGGCATTGGCTCGTGCTGGATAGGCGCATTTGAAGATGAGTTTCTGAAGAACATACTGCACATTCCCGGGAGGCTTGAAATAATAGCACTAATCGCATTTGGATACGAAATCGGAAAGGCTTCTGTCCCGCCCAGGCTTCCACTTTCGAGTATTGTTCATTACGAGGCTTACGATGGTATTAATGAGCCCGGCATAATAACGAAAAAGAGGTCTTCTGGAGCTTTTTCAGTTTTCGGGAAGCTGCTTGGCGTGCTCTTTAATAAACGCTGAGACGATGCAAAAGTCATGGACTATTTTATCACATCCACAAGCGCGACCCTTTCCAGAACAAGCTGCGGGATTTTATCCTCTCCAACAGCCTGGAGCTCTTCTTTTGTGATATTGAAAATGTCCATCAATGCATCGTTTTTGGAACTGTCATATTGAAGCACATGCTTTGGTGTTATCTCATTAAATGCGAAATCCACAACCTCACCGACTGCCACAAGTGCGATATTATTTCTCCTATTATGCACTCCAAGTCTCATCGCCCTGTTTATCTGGCGCGTCCCTGCTGCATAGAGCATTATTTCCTTGGCGAGGTCTTTTGCAATATTCCTGCCGTTTTTGAATGAGTTTATCGCTTTTTCAACTGCGAACCTTATATGCTCCTCGCCTGCTAATTTATCCGCATCCAGAGCCTGTATGGCTATGTTTTTTTCTTTGCTTATTCTTTTGAGCCTTTGCAGGAATTTTTCCGTGTCGTCTATTACTATTGTGCCCTCAAATATTTTAATCATCAGTCCTTAACCGAGTTTTTCCATGAAAAGGATAGCGATTGCAGAATTAAAAATTATTTTCTCAAACTTATCTCTTTTAAAATTTCCTCTCTGGAAACCCTTCCCACGAACACAACCTCCCCATCGATAGCCACAGCGGGAACTGACATTATATTGAGTTCCGAGGCGCGGCGCTGTCCCTCCGGATGCGAGATGTTTATTTCCTTAAACTTCATGTTTTTAGGGAGAATCTCCAGTAAAAGTGCCCTGAGCGAATGGCAGTTCTGGCATGTGTCTGAATAATAAAGTTCAACTGTTGTCATTATCATCACTTATGAGCATCTTTACAGCATAAATGGGTTGTTTATAGGCAAGATTTGCTGTAATCATTATTTTCAACTTGGATTAAGATTTGCTTTAAGTACAAAATTATAAAAATTTTAAAAACACATGAGCATTATAATTAACATTCATTATAATTTTAGAAAGGCTTATATACAGTAAATTCTACCATGATAATGCCAATGGTGCGGGTGCTAAAAATAATCTCAATCCACGCTAAAAACCAGCGCCTGAGCACTTTTAAACCGTATCTTATAAAATCCGAGATGCATGGGTATTTTGCCTGCAGGGATGGCGTGATGAATGCATCAAGCGCCGTGTGAGGCGCTATACAGGGCAGCCCCCAAGGCATTGCCGGAAGGTAAATATTCTGAAAAGGAGTAAAAGAAAATGAAAGGAATAAAAGGAATAGTGCTGCTAATGGCAATGGCCTTAGTAGCGGCTACAGTCGCTCCGGCGATAGCTGCGGTATATAAACAAGACGGAACTGTCTATAACCCGCTTATAGCCAAGTCTGTAGTGGGAGCGGCATCGACTTCGTCAGGGACTTGCGGTCCAATCGACCTTGCAGTTGTACTAGACGATACAGGAACCATGGGTGGCGCTATAAGCAATATAGTGTCCGAATTGCCGAGTATAACCAGCGCGGTTGATTCTGCTTCCGGTGGTGATGTAAATATAGGGTTCGTCACATTCAGAGACACAGTTGAAGTCAAGGAACCGCTTACTCCAAAATCGCTGGGCGGAGAGACGACATTCTCAAGCCTGATTTCCTCTGAATTTGCATCAGGCGGAGGTGATCTCGCTGAACCTTCTGACGAGGCAAAGAACACTGTTACGCACAATCTTGGTCCAACACCGAGAGCAGATGCAAAGGGATTCATGGGGGCTCAAATCGGAAACTTCAGCACACCTTGGAGGTCTGGCGCACTTAAACTGGCAGTACTGATAACAGACGCTCCATCAAATGGATTCTCAGAACTTGCGTCTGGTGGATATCCACTTGGAGACCCCGCGTATGTTACACAAATGGCAACTCTCGGTTCAGACTCGGCGGGTCTCGGTATCAAATGGTTTGATGTCTTTGTCCCAGACGAAGGAGACTACGCTGGTCAGGAAGAATCCATGGCAACAGATGCCTCGAATTCAGGCGGTGCGCTATTCGTAACTGCTGTAGACGGAACCGGAACAAGCGATGCGCTGACATCAATTCTATCGACATGCGGAAAACCGAAAGCCACTACGGGAAGCATCTCAGGCATGAATTGGGAAGACCTCAATGCCAACGGCACGAAGGACATAGGAGAACCAGGACTTGCGAACTGGACGATCACTCTAACAAATCAAACCGACAACACTGTAAACATTGTGACAGACGCTAATGGCAACTACAGTTTCACAAACCTCTCAGATGGTAATTACACTGTCGGAGAAATTCTGAAACCAGGCTGGATTCAGACAGCACCTGCTGTATCTGCGACCGGCTCAGCAACATATACCGTAAATATCAGTGGCGGCAATCAAGTAGTGGGTGAAGACTTCGGCAACTTCAGGGACCAGCCACCTGTAGGAAGCATCTCAGGCATGAAGTTCAACGACCTCAATGCCAACGGTATAAAA from Candidatus Methanoperedens sp. includes these protein-coding regions:
- a CDS encoding nitroreductase family protein — translated: MKESDVVLGVIKRRRSVRRFDGAKIPHEAMEQILEAGRWAPSGANAQPWRFIVITEKETLEAVARRCYYKIFRSRHVGEAGAVLVVCADPGAGSQTYTLDAAISGTNMTLMATSLGIGSCWIGAFEDEFLKNILHIPGRLEIIALIAFGYEIGKASVPPRLPLSSIVHYEAYDGINEPGIITKKRSSGAFSVFGKLLGVLFNKR
- the cgi121 gene encoding KEOPS complex subunit Cgi121, whose protein sequence is MIKIFEGTIVIDDTEKFLQRLKRISKEKNIAIQALDADKLAGEEHIRFAVEKAINSFKNGRNIAKDLAKEIMLYAAGTRQINRAMRLGVHNRRNNIALVAVGEVVDFAFNEITPKHVLQYDSSKNDALMDIFNITKEELQAVGEDKIPQLVLERVALVDVIK
- a CDS encoding thioredoxin family protein → MTTVELYYSDTCQNCHSLRALLLEILPKNMKFKEINISHPEGQRRASELNIMSVPAVAIDGEVVFVGRVSREEILKEISLRK
- a CDS encoding SpaA isopeptide-forming pilin-related protein; protein product: MKGIKGIVLLMAMALVAATVAPAIAAVYKQDGTVYNPLIAKSVVGAASTSSGTCGPIDLAVVLDDTGTMGGAISNIVSELPSITSAVDSASGGDVNIGFVTFRDTVEVKEPLTPKSLGGETTFSSLISSEFASGGGDLAEPSDEAKNTVTHNLGPTPRADAKGFMGAQIGNFSTPWRSGALKLAVLITDAPSNGFSELASGGYPLGDPAYVTQMATLGSDSAGLGIKWFDVFVPDEGDYAGQEESMATDASNSGGALFVTAVDGTGTSDALTSILSTCGKPKATTGSISGMNWEDLNANGTKDIGEPGLANWTITLTNQTDNTVNIVTDANGNYSFTNLSDGNYTVGEILKPGWIQTAPAVSATGSATYTVNISGGNQVVGEDFGNFRDQPPVGSISGMKFNDLNANGIKDPNETGIAGWNITINGTDTITGESVNITTTTDANGSYWFMNLTAGTYVISEKSKCKLKDDDTEDDHKKKDIEHNNDHNVKDNDHNNDNKKKSRVCWVQTWPATGNYTVIITSGSIITGLDFGNFKKGKITGEGDIPANGKKATFRLDAQYPDDKATAQGNVEYQDQAKKLKIKSIQINTVATTKDRKKGVITGLARVNDAGSYYFEVYVEDNGEHGKDVDVFKISLPTYPYSNGAILKGENIRIQR